In Tachysurus fulvidraco isolate hzauxx_2018 chromosome 25, HZAU_PFXX_2.0, whole genome shotgun sequence, the following proteins share a genomic window:
- the LOC113659507 gene encoding uncharacterized protein LOC113659507 yields MDGPTVTGVNGLESHNSLHEKDKGPVIGGLRLRSAPGACVLFAGVLLLVGIGVAIGGYWPHRNRRQVLNHASSGRTPTEKLKLVGPIIMGVGLFIFICANTLLYENRDHRLKQASQKNVTPEGQRNSKSCSQPETNTSTHTLALSELNIHCLQEGFAVPALNRSSSSSASLNSSQVNFGLADSRDGVMLIPPVFKLNNCLITCLDTPPLLQQVLDHGENGQCKMVGPVITEHLALTRETRAEMNKGQSGPIKYIQTVDK; encoded by the coding sequence ATGGATGGACCCACTGTAACAGGTGTGAATGGTTTAGAATCACATAATTCACTCCATGAGAAGGATAAAGGGCCAGTTATTGGTGGTTTGCGTCTTCGGTCTGCTCCTGGAGCTTGTGTGCTTTTTGCTGGTGTGTTGCTACTTGTAGGCATTGGAGTGGCCATAGGTGGATACTGGCCTCATCGTAATAGGAGACAAGTGCTGAATCATGCATCCTCTGGCCGAACTCCCACAGAAAAACTGAAACTGGTTGGCCCCATTATTATGGGAGTGGgccttttcatcttcatttgtgCAAACACACTTCTCTATGAGAATCGAGACCACAGGCTGAAGCAAGCCAGCCAAAAAAATGTTACGCCAGAGGGACAGCGAAATTCAAAAAGCTGCTCACAACCTGAAAcaaacaccagcacacacactctggccTTGTCAGAACTCAACATTCACTGCCTGCAAGAAGGGTTTGCTGTTCCAGCCCTTAACcgttcttcctcttcctctgcctctTTAAACTCCAGTCAGGTGAACTTTGGCCTTGCAGATAGCAGGGATGGTGTTATGTTGATTCCTCCAGTCTTCAAGCTGAACAACTGCCTTATAACGTGCCTAGACACGCCACCCCTTCTACAGCAAGTACTGGACCATGGTGAGAACGGCCAGTGTAAAATGGTGGGGCCAGTAATAACAGAGCATTTAGCTCTAACAAGAGAGACCAGGGCAGAAATGAATAAGGGACAGAGTGGaccaataaaatatatacagactGTGGATAAGTAG